AGTGTGCATACCTACAATAAGCGTTGGGGCAAATGGTTAGAAGAAGGTAAAGGGATAAAGATTTATGAATAAAAAAAGACTACTGATTATCTTCGTAAAAAACCCTGAATTGGGAAAATGCAAAACCCGATTGGCGGCCACAATAGGAGATAAAAAAGCATTAAATTTCTATCGGAATATGCTTCATCGAACCAAACAGGTGACTGAAAAGGTGGATGGTAATAAAGCGATTTATTATTCTTCCTTTCTAGATTTTGATGATTTGTGGTCTAATGAGCCGCCTTTCTACAAGGCCCTTCAAAAGCAAAATCCAGATTTAGGAATAAAGATGAAGTCTGCCTTTGAGGAGGCTTTTCAGAATGGGTATGAATCAGTATGCATTATCGGAAGCGATTGCTGGGCTTTAGATGATAAAGTGATTGAACAAGCATTTAAGGCGTTGGAAAGTAAAGACGCAGTATTAGGACCAAGTAATGACGGAGGCTATTATTTATTAGGAATGAATCAGCTGCATTCAGAAGTTTTTTCCGATAAGGAATGGAGTACAGAAACTGTAGCGCCTAGTACTATAAAAGACTTCAAGAAATTAGGTTTAAAATATGTTCTGCTGCAAGAGTTGACTGATATTGATAATGAGGAGGATTTGAGGACTATTCCTAAAGCACAGATTGAACGATTATTGAAATAATTCGAAATCTTCTGCTATTACATAACTCTTGAAGCAAAAAAAGCCTTTGGATTTATATCCAAAGGCTTTGTCGATTATCTTGAATCTTAAATCTAGATTCTAGAAATTACTTTATCCAATCGCTACTCTTTTGAATTCAGTAACAGTCATTCCTTTATTTACTGAATCTAAGTATTGAGCAATTGAAGTTTTATTATCTTTTACAAAAGCTTGTGGTAATAAAGTATTCTCTTTAAAGAATTTATTCAATTTACCAGTAGCAATTTTTTCCAGCATTTCCTCTGGCTTACCTTCCTGACGAGCAGTTTCTTTTCCTATTTCGATTTCCTTTTCGATAGTAGTTGCATCTACACCATCTTTGTCAACTGCAACAGGATTCATTGCAGCAATTTGCATAGCAACATCTCTTCCTGCATCAGTTACGTCAACACCACCAGTATTTTTCAATGCAACCAATACGCCTAATTTAGCACCAGCATGAACATATGAAACTACTTTCTCCCCAGTTAGGGTCTCGTAATGACTGATTTCGATTTTCTCACCGATTTTACCTACCATTTCAATAACTTTCTCACCAATAGTAATGTCTTGGTAAGGGATTGCTTTTAAAGCATCCATATCTGCTGGTTTTTCAGTAGCAACTTTCTCTATAATTTCTTGTCCAAATTTTTGGAAGTCCTCATTTTTTGAAACGAAGTCAGTTTCACAAGTTAAAGAAATCAAGAAAGCTTGAGTTTGGTCATCATTAGTTTTGATGAATACATTTCCTTCAGTCGTTTCTCTGTCAGCTCTTTTTTCAGATAATTTCTGACCTTTTTTTCTTAAAAACTCAATGGCTTTGTCAAAATCACCATCAGCCTCAGTCAATGCCTTTTTGCAATCCATCATGCCGGCACCTGTTATTTCTCTAAGCTTTTTTACTTCTTGTGCTGTAATAGCCATGCTTATTTGATTTTAGATTTAATGTTAAATATGTAGAATAGGTTAGAATAAAAAAATGAACACCGAATCTAGTCCGATGTTCAATTTATTGATTTATTCAATATTGTTCATTAGAAGGTTTATTCAGCAGATTTTTCTGAAGTCTCTTTTTTCGGAGCATCTTCTTTAGTATCAACTGCTTTTTTCTCTTCCTCTGCTTGTTTCATTTTAGCATCATCTTTCTCTTGCTTTCTTTCCATTAAGCCTTCTTCTATAGCTTTACCGAAAGATTTCAAGATTAAGCTGATTGATTTCCAAGCATCATCATTAGCTGGAATTGGATAATCAACTTGAGTAGGATCAGAATTAGTATCCACCATTGCAAAAACAGGGATATTTAATTTCTGAGCTTCTTTAATTGCAATGTGCTCTCTTTTAATATCGATAACAAATAGCGCGGATGGAATTCTGTTTAAGTCAGCAATACCACCTAATACTCTCTCCATCTTTTCTTTTTCACGCTGAATCATTAATCTTTCTCTTTTTGCAAGATTAAGATATGATTCTTCTTTTTGCATTTTATCGATGTTAGCCAATTTCTTCAATGACTTTCTGATAGTTGCAAAGTTGGTCATCATACCACCTTGCCACCTATCCACAACATAAGGCATGTTCAATCTTTTTGCCTCTTCCATCACGATGTCCTGAGCTTGTTTTTTTGTTGCAACAAAAAGAACTTTTTTACCAGAACGAACGTGGTTTTTGATGGCATGACATGCTTCGTCCAAAGCAGCCAATGTTTTATTCAAGTCGATAATGTGGATGCCATTACGCTCCATGAAAATGTAAGGAGCCATTTTTGGATCCCACTTTCTTGTTAAGTGTCCGAAATGGACACCAGCTTCAAGTAAGTCGTTGTACTCAAGCTTAGCCATAAGTTTTTATATTTATATTGTTTGTAAAAATTAACGTTTAGAGAACTGGAATGCTCTTCTCGCTTTTCTTCTTCCGTATTTCTTACGTTCAACCATTCTCGGGTCTCTAGTAAGGAAGCCTTCTGCTTTCAATGCTGGCCTGTGTTCTGGGTCAAGCTCACAAAGTGCACGAGAGATTGCCAATCGTACTGCTTCTGCTTGTCCTGCAACACCACCACCATCAACATTTACCTTAAGGTCGAAAGAACCTTCAGTTTTTGTTGTGGCAAATGGTTGATTAACGATTGCTTGAAGAATTTCAGTTGGGAAATAATCCTTAACGTCTTTTGTATTAACGGTAATAGCACCTTTGCCCGACTGCATGTACAATCTAGCAACAGATGTTTTTCTTCTACCAATGGTGTTTATAATTTCCATCTATTGATTTTTTAGATTTCTTTAACTTTAGGTTTTTGAGCTTCGTGTCCATGTTCAGCACCTTCATACACATAAAGATTTCTAAACAATTCTCTACCCAATCTATTTTTCGGCAACATACCTCTTACAGCTCTTTCTACTAATAAAGTAGAAGATTTTGCTTTCAACTGACGAGGAGTGATTTCACGCTGACCACCAGGGTATCCTGTGTAAGTCTGATACGTTCTATCATCCCACTTTTTGCCGGTCATAATGATTTTGTCTGTATTGATAACAATCACGTTATCACCACAATCAACATTAGGCGTAAAACTTGGTTTATTTTTACCACGAAGAATTTTGGCTACATCGCTGGCAAATCTACCTAATACTTTTCCTGCAGCATCTACTACAACCCAGTCTTTTTCAACTGTGGCTTTGTTTGCCGAGATGGTTTTGTAACTAAGCGTATCCACTATTTTTTCTTTTTGTTAGTTCTTAACTCCTTATTAATTAGCTTTTTACAGATAGTAAACATTTATGATCGGGCGAACTATCCGCTAAAAGGGACACAAAGATAGATGCTTATTAATTGAAAAACAACATCCTACGAAAAAAATCGCAATGAATTACTCTTTGAAGGTGAGGATATTATTTATTTTACCTTAATAATGGTGATTATTTATATCACCTGTTTTTTTCTAATTGTTTTAATGCTACTTCTATATCTTTAGGATAGGGGGCGTCTGCACTTATGACTTTACCCTTTACATCAGTTAAGCTTATGTTTAATGCATGTAGAGCAAATCTTTTGATAATGGGTTGTTCTTCATCTCCTTTTCCAGCATTAAAGCTTTTCTTTATGGAAGAAAGAAAGAGTGCCTGCCCCCCATAGGTTTCGTCTCCAGTTATGGAGGCATTTAAAGATGCTAAATGAACCCTAATTTGATGCATCCTACCGGTTTCAGGTTTACAAGCAATGAGAGAATGCTTCTTAAATGTTTTTATGGTGTTGAATTTAGTTGAAGCATTCTTGCCTTTTCTGTGAGAGATTTTCACATATCCTGAAGCTGTAGTATGCAATGGCAAATTAACTTCTACCTCCTGAAATTGATGAAGGCCATCTACTATAGCATGATAGGTTTTGTCAACTTGTCTATGTTCAAATTGGATCGAGGCATTTCTGTAGGCTTCTGGATTTTTTGCCACCAACAAGACGCCAGATGTTTCCTTGTCCAATCTGTGGCAGATCTGATAATCATCATTGTATTTTTTGACTAATGACAATATGGTCACAGTATCGTTCCTGTCTGCCAATGTAGAAACAAAGGGCGGTTTATTGATAAAAATATAGTCGTCTGACTCTTTTATAATCAGAGGGTTTAATGCTTTGTAATACATTGTAAATTTTATATTGCCACAAAGATAACTTTATTCTGTCTCAGAATCATCTTCCAATACGGAAACTAATGGTTCAGGGGTCTTTTTTACAGGAAGTTTGAAGCTAAATAAGGAGCCTTTTCCCACAGTACTTGTAACAGAAACAGATGAGCCATGAGCCTCAATGATGTGCTTTACAATAGCTAAGCCTAAGCCAGTGCCACCCCTTTCTTTTGACCTGCTTTTATCAATCCGGTAGAACCTTTCAAATATTCTTTTAATGTGCTCTGGGGATATTCCAGCACCATGGTCTTGTATGGCTATCGTTACATCTTTTTCAGTTATTTCAAAACCAACTGCAATTTCGGTGTTTTCATCGGAATATTTGATGGCATTGGAGATCAAATTGACAATTACTTGATAAATCCGCTGGTAATCTGCAATGACATTAATTGGAGATTCGTATGGCTTATCAAATTGTAAATCCATATTTTTTTTATCAACTTTTCCATCAAATTGATCAAATACATCTTCCACCAAAGCCAATAAATCAATTTCTTCAAAATGCATCTTAATTTCACCTGCTTCTATATGAGAAAGGGTTAGCAGGTCATTTACCAACATCTCTAAGCCATCTAAGCTCTTAGCAGCTTTTTTCAGAAACTTACCCCTTACTTTCTTGTCTTTAACAGCGCCATCGAGAAGAGTGTAAACAAACCCTTGCGCTGCAAAAATTGGGGTTTTTAATTCGTGGGAAACATCAGCCAAAAATTCTCGCCTATAGGTTGCCATTCTCTTCAACTCATCAATTTCTTGCTGTTTGTTAGCAGCATAGCTGAAAATTTCCTGATTAATTTTTCTTAAAGGATTGAATGATTTCTGGGTTTCAATATCATTCACAAAGGAGTAATCTTTTTCACCTAATTTATTAAACACTTCATACAACTTATTGATTTCCTTGAAAAAAAGAAATTCCAATACTATGCTTATAAGTAAGTATGACGAAGAGGAGGCCAAAATAAATGTCAAGATGAGGGCTGTAGTACTTATTCCTTCCAACAAGCTTAGGAAAGCAGTTGTTACAATGCCAATTGATAGCGCTAATAAAATGGAAACCCCTCTGGAATTAAAAAGCATATAGCAAATTTATTCCATATCAAACTTATAACCAACTCCCTTCACAGTGGAAATATAACCATCCCCAACTTTTTCTCTGACTTTACGCACGTGAACATCAACCGTTCTGGCCAAAACATAAACGTCAGAACCCCAAATATTTTGCAATAAATCATCTCTATTGAATACTTTATTAGGGTTTTGGGCCAAAAAGTATAATAGTTCAAATTCTTTTTTCGGTAAGGATACTTGTTTGCCATCCACAGTAACCGTATAGCTCGTACGATCTATCATTAAATTACCAATGGTGATTTTATTACTGTCTTTTTGTTTTTTGACATCACGTCTAAAATATGCGTTTATCCGGCTCATCAATGCACGTGGTTTAATGGGCTTTGTAATGTAATCATCTGCACCATTTTCAAAGGCAGCCACTTCCGAATACTCTTCCGACCTTGCCGTCAAGAAAATAATAAATGCATTGGCTGCCTCCGGAGTTTCTCTGAGTTGACGGCAAGTTTCTACTCCATCTTGGTTGGGCATCATAATGTCCAATAAAATCAATTGGGGTTGGAATTTTTGAGCTTTTTCAACTGCCGTTTTTCCATCCTGAGCCGTTTTTACTTCATAGCCTTCCTTGGTGAGGTTATACTCCAATAACTCAAGAATGTCTGATTCATCATCAACGACAAGCACTTTATGGCTTTGCTTGTTTCCCATGGTTAGTTGCTTTTTTTATTTTAGGCTAAATTCGATAAAAATATTTATAAATTAAGCGATTAAAATGGTAATAACAATTTCTTAATATCTAATTAAACTTAAGGATACATTCTTTATAAAGAATTGAAGTTTTCTTGATAAAAATTCAACATCTTTAAAATATCACCATTGAATTGTACTTTTAATTCTTGTTCTAATAACTGCTGATGACCGGAATAACGTCTGAATGAGAGAAGGTAGGCATTATTAATCTCAATCTGGCTGCTCGGAAACTCAGCGTATTTTGAACTTTTAAATCTTTCTTGGCTTAGTTCCTTTCTAAACTTTTCAAAAAAGTAATATTTCTGGTTTTCTTTTTCCGTAGTACTAAAACCATCAATTCTTTCATACATACTATCGAATTTCGGCAAATATTCCCTTACAAATTGATTCAAATGATGTCTGTCCTGCAGCTGAGCTAAATAGGATTCATACGCAGGCTTAAACTTTATCTTCTGGTGTTCAAAGAACATTTTGGTGAATTCTTGCCCGAAAAAAGAGGCTAGGTTTTCATTGAAATCAACACTGTCTTTAATGAATATTTTGTCGTGCGTTAATTCATGAAAAATCAATTCTGCTAGTCTGCCGGTGTCGTAGGTTAGGACATTGCTTAATAAAGGGTCACTTAACCAGCCTAAGGTTGACCAGGCACTGGCGGTGCGCAATCTAACATCGTAGCCCTGGGTCTTCATTTCTTGCTCTAATCTTAATGCCTCCTTCTCAATAAAGAATCCTTTATAAGCCACTTTGCCTAAAATCGGAAATTTCCATTCATAGCTTTCAAGTTGATAAGGATAAGCCGCAGTGACAACCCACATTAATTCTTTTCCTTGCTGGTCAAACATTTTTTGGTACTGTCCTTCCGATTCAAATCCTAATTCAGTTTGTGCAAAAAATTTGACTTCTTGTACTAATCTGATTTTTTGTTTTAAGGAATCAGGATAATCAGAACTTCCTAAATAAAATTCTAGAGGCTTAGCTTTATACATGATAGTAAATTGGCCTTTCCCTTGTTGCCAGCCATACCGAATTAAGTCCCATTTTACCACGATAATAATCAAGACTATTGAACAGGCGAGCAATAATATTTTCCTGAAAATGGATTTCATCTATTCTTCTTATTGATGGGTATAGTTTTGAAAATATTGAAGTAAATGGCGTGAGAGAATTCAAATGAACGATTGTTAAAGTCCCAGTACGGTTCAAATCTTAGTAGGAGGGTAGAGGACTCGCCAATATTAAATTCGTTCATTAGCCTTAGAATTAAAAGTTTTCTTTCGTCTTCAAAAAATCTTGAGTTAGGATCTGTGGTGTAGGACTGATATAGTCTTCCTCCTTTGTAGGAATAGAAATGATCTCCTTGCCAATAGCTAAGCATGAAGTCTCCAACGGATGTCTCAAAGGTTCCATTAAGATAATAACCGTAACCTTGAGTATATGGTAAACGAAACTGAGGACTATTGTCGATATAATGTAAAAAATAGCCTTCCCATTTATGGCCGTGAATAAAGCCATTCTTAGTCTTGCTTTCGAATGATAAGCCAATTGCATTATTAAATCGAGTAATTAAGGGCTGGCCTCTTAGAGCATCAATCTGACCAGCCTTATGATAGCCTCTAAATTGATAATGGAGTGAGGCCGTATTCCCATTTTCCTTAAATAGATCATATTGACTTACCAAGCCCCCAGAAACTTCCTCTTTAAAAGGAGAATCCTGATAAATCATTTTCTCCCAATTGATCCAGGCATCAAAAAAGATTCTTTCTGTATTGTATAAGTATTGCAAACCGTTTTCAGGTGCATCTACTAAAAGCCTTTCAAAATCTTCAAGCGGTTCCAACATTCTGTGATGAATTGAACCATTGTAATTTCCAAAAATTAATTGACTGTGGTTCCAATTATATAAAATACTGAAATAAGGGATAGAATAGGTCAAATTGTTATTCCCAAAGTCTTTTTGGAGAAATACACCAGCTTGTATATTCACTTGTTCATTTAGTTGATAGCCGATACTTGGAATAAAACGAGTACCAAATAATGTATATCCTTTTACAATTCTATTGAAATATTCATTATTCTTATTGAATGACAAAACCCTTAATGAAAAGCTGAATGGATCTTCAATCGTACTGTCTTTTTTTATCCTTTGCTCAAAGCCTGTATTATCCAATTGAGCCATCAACGGATTAACACTAAAGCCTAAAATGATGATGAAAACACTAATAAATTTATTACTCATAAAATTTAGTTGTAAAGCAAGGCTTAAGCATTTGGCAATTGATTCTTTTCCTGCTAAATTCGATGCAGCAATTTACAAATAAGCCCTATAGAAAAAATTAAAGATGAGCGAAAAAAGCGAAAAATTAAAAGCATTACAACTAACAATTGATAAACTAGATAAAACTTACGGGAAAGGTTCCGTGATGAAGTTAAGTGATGAAAAGGTTGCAGATGTACCTTCCATTCATACTGGTTCATTAGGACTAGATATTGCGTTAGGGATAGGAGGAATTCCAAGAGGAAGGGTAATTGAGGTTTATGGCCCAGAGTCTTCAGGTAAAACTACCTTGGCCATGCACTGTATTGCTGAAGCGCAGAAAGCAGGTGGAATGGCTGCTATTATTGATGCTGAGCACGCTTTTGATAAATCTTATGCAGAGAAACTAGGTATCGATACAGAGAATTTGTTGATATCTCAGCCAGATAGTGGGGAACAGGCGCTTGAGATTGCCGAACATTTAATTCGGTCTGGTGCCTTAGATATAGTAGTGATCGACTCTGTTGCAGCCTTGGTTCCAAAAGGTGAATTGGAGGGCGAAATGGGGGACAGTAAAATGGGCCTTCAAGCAAGATTAATGTCTCAGGCATTGAGAAAACTGACTGGCGCTATCAGCAAAACAGGCTGTTCTTGTATTTTTATTAACCAGTTAAGGGAAAAGATAGGCGTAATGTTCGGTAATCCTGAAACTACAACTGGGGGTAATGCCTTGAAATTCTATGCTTCTGTTCGTTTAGATATCAGAAGAATTGGAAGTATTAAGGAAGGGCCTGATAATATCACCGGTAACCGAGTGAAAGTTAAAGTCGTGAAAAATAAAGTTGCTCCTCCATTTAAAGTCGTAGAATTTGACATTATGTACGGAGAGGGCATTTCCAAAGTAGGGGAGATCATCGATTTGGGTGTAGAACTTGATGTGATAAAGAAAGCAGGCTCTTGGTTTTCTTATATGGACAATAAATTAGGACAAGGAAGAGATTCTGTAAAATCATTAATTCTTGATAATCCAGAATTGATGGAGGAACTGGAAACTAAAATCAGGGCCAAAATTAATGGTGAAGATTTAGATGAGAAGCCAGTCAAAGAAAAGAAATAAGTTTTAGTTCTCCATTTTAAGGGGTAAAAAATTGAGAAAAAACAGCTGTTTCAAGGCAGCTGTTTTTTTTGTATCCATCTACATCTAAAATTCACTAAAGCTTAACATTGTCTATTAATCTTCATGCTAATTTTCACGTACATTTATGTGAAGATGAGTCCAGAGTTGTTAAAAAATAAAAGCCAATATAAAAATGTGTTATCCATCATGGATAGCTCAGAATGGCTTTTATTCATATCTACTTTTATTCGAAGGAAAAATTCTGTGACAAGGATTTACTGGGTTTATCTATTCGTTGGCTTGCTGGCTGGCGTCTACATGTCCTTATCAAACAACGTAGCAGAGATTGAGCATAGAATTTGGATAGTTGGTTTGACGGGTGGCCTTTTACTTTCTCTTCTAATTAGTCCTGTTTTACACGAATTAGTGCATGCGCTGTCTTTTAAATTCTTTGGAGCTAAAACAATTAATTTCAGATGGAACTGGAATCTATTCCGCTTTAATGTTCAAGCCAATGATTTTGTTTTAAGTAAAAAGAGCTATTTCCTAATTTGTGCTTTCACATTTTTCTTGTTTTCTGTGATTCCATTGATGGCTGCTTTTTATGCTACCGGAGTTTGGCTTTTTGTTTTACTATCACTTTCTTTTTTTCATGCACTTTATGCCTTGAAAGACTTAGCGGTTTGTAGCTATTTATATAAATTTCCGAACTGTTATATCTATAGTTCAGATGAAGACAAAACTATTTTTTATAAATCATTGCCTTAATTCATTTTTTTAAGAACCTCGGCTTTTTTTCAACGTATCCGTTTAAAAAATCTAATCAAAAATAATGAACGCTATACTAAGAATAAGTGCACTTTTAATGATCAGCTTTTTAATGAGTTGTGAATCAAAAGAAAAAGAAGTTGAAAAATTAAAGTCTGAGACAATCGCCATTCATGATGAAGTAATGCCTAAAATGGATGACATTATGAAACTGAAAAAATCGCTAAGAAGTAAAAAAGATTCAGTAAGCGAAAGTAAGCAAGAAACCATCCAAACTTTGATTATTGCTTTAGAAGAATCTGACAAAGCTATGATGAACTGGATGCGTAATTACGATCCTAGAATGGAAAATATGTCCGATGCTGAAAAAATGGAGTATCTCAAAAAGCAAAAATCTTCCATTTCTGAGGTGAGTGAAAAAATGAAAAAAAGTATTGCTGAGGCTCAAGAATATTTAAAATAACGTTATTGACAGTTGGAGAGTGACTCTTCAACTGTTTCCAGCTCAATCATTCCTGTCTCATTTCCCCAGCTATTATAGATGTAGGTTGAAATCTCAGCTATTTCCAAATTGGTCAATCGATCCAAGGCTGGCATTGCTTGATTATAGGTTTTTCCATTCACTATAATTTCTCCCTTTAATCCATTTTTTATTGCGCAAATACTTCTTGGAATATCCTCCAACATATAATCAGATTCACCCAAAGGCGGAAAAAGCTTGCCTAAACCATCCCCTTTTTCCTGATGGCAATTGCTGCAATGAGTAGTGTAAAGCTGCTTTCCTTGTACCATATACTTGGCGTACTTCTGCATTTTTTCACTGGAATAGTCTGCCGTGGCAGAATTTTTAAATTCCTCATATCGACCACAGGAAGATATAATTGGAATAAAAATTATAATTAATAATTGCCAAGACTTTATAAATCTCAGTCTGATAGGAAACCTGTCAGGTTTCATTGAATAAAAGTTTTGAAGTACTTCCATTTTTATCATTTCATATTAATTACAAAGCTGACAGCTTTTAGTAAATTTAATAATGAGATCACTAAATGATGAATATTTACTTCTCATCATAAGTGGCCAAAAGTAATTCAATATCCGTGATCAATTTATCAACTTCTTCAGAACGAGTGCCGTCATACACCCCCCTGATTTTTCTTTCCTTATCTACTAAAACAAAAGCTCCACTATGGAGGTAGCCACCTTCTTCATTCTCATCTTCCATGGCAGTAACCATATAACCTTTTTGCCCAAGTTCATAAATGTCTTCTTTTTCACCGGTAACGAAATGCCATTTCGGAGCCTGTACATCAAGTTTTTCAGCAAAATCTTTTAATAAAGCTACAGTGTCGTATTCTGGGTCAATGGTATGTGAGATAATAGCAACTTCATCATTTTCTTTATAAGCTTCATAAACCCGTAACATTTCTTTCTTCATAGTAGGGCAAATCGTAGGGCAGGAAGTAAAAAAGAAATCCGCTACATAAACTTTGCCATCAAAAGTTTCAGGAGTTACCCAATTACTGTCCTGATTAACTAATTTAAAATCTGGAATTGTATGGTCAACTGTGTCGGTTACGGTTTTTCCATCTACAATTTTTTCCACGTATTGCTTTCTTCCCAAAACAGGAAATTCAGCTTTTTTATTTTTTTGATTTTCTAAACCACAAGCCACTAAGATTAAGCTTGTAAGTGTGAACAGAATACTAGATTTAAATTTATTCATTTTTGTTAATTGCAAATTATTAATTACTATTTCTCTCTTAAAGCCTTGTAAATTTTAATAGCCACCATTAATAAAACTCCAAAACTGATAAAGCCTATCGTGCCCCAAATCCAGTCGAGCTCATTTTTAAGTACTATTAAGAATACTACGGCAACCAGAAAAAGAGTTGCCACCTCATTCCAAATTCTTAACTGTGTAGAACTGTATTTGATTTCTCCTTTTTGGAGTTTTTTATAAATATAATGAC
This is a stretch of genomic DNA from Marivirga harenae. It encodes these proteins:
- a CDS encoding TIGR04282 family arsenosugar biosynthesis glycosyltransferase; the encoded protein is MNKKRLLIIFVKNPELGKCKTRLAATIGDKKALNFYRNMLHRTKQVTEKVDGNKAIYYSSFLDFDDLWSNEPPFYKALQKQNPDLGIKMKSAFEEAFQNGYESVCIIGSDCWALDDKVIEQAFKALESKDAVLGPSNDGGYYLLGMNQLHSEVFSDKEWSTETVAPSTIKDFKKLGLKYVLLQELTDIDNEEDLRTIPKAQIERLLK
- the tsf gene encoding translation elongation factor Ts yields the protein MAITAQEVKKLREITGAGMMDCKKALTEADGDFDKAIEFLRKKGQKLSEKRADRETTEGNVFIKTNDDQTQAFLISLTCETDFVSKNEDFQKFGQEIIEKVATEKPADMDALKAIPYQDITIGEKVIEMVGKIGEKIEISHYETLTGEKVVSYVHAGAKLGVLVALKNTGGVDVTDAGRDVAMQIAAMNPVAVDKDGVDATTIEKEIEIGKETARQEGKPEEMLEKIATGKLNKFFKENTLLPQAFVKDNKTSIAQYLDSVNKGMTVTEFKRVAIG
- the rpsB gene encoding 30S ribosomal protein S2; this translates as MAKLEYNDLLEAGVHFGHLTRKWDPKMAPYIFMERNGIHIIDLNKTLAALDEACHAIKNHVRSGKKVLFVATKKQAQDIVMEEAKRLNMPYVVDRWQGGMMTNFATIRKSLKKLANIDKMQKEESYLNLAKRERLMIQREKEKMERVLGGIADLNRIPSALFVIDIKREHIAIKEAQKLNIPVFAMVDTNSDPTQVDYPIPANDDAWKSISLILKSFGKAIEEGLMERKQEKDDAKMKQAEEEKKAVDTKEDAPKKETSEKSAE
- the rpsI gene encoding 30S ribosomal protein S9, translated to MEIINTIGRRKTSVARLYMQSGKGAITVNTKDVKDYFPTEILQAIVNQPFATTKTEGSFDLKVNVDGGGVAGQAEAVRLAISRALCELDPEHRPALKAEGFLTRDPRMVERKKYGRRKARRAFQFSKR
- the rplM gene encoding 50S ribosomal protein L13, whose amino-acid sequence is MDTLSYKTISANKATVEKDWVVVDAAGKVLGRFASDVAKILRGKNKPSFTPNVDCGDNVIVINTDKIIMTGKKWDDRTYQTYTGYPGGQREITPRQLKAKSSTLLVERAVRGMLPKNRLGRELFRNLYVYEGAEHGHEAQKPKVKEI
- a CDS encoding RluA family pseudouridine synthase, whose product is MYYKALNPLIIKESDDYIFINKPPFVSTLADRNDTVTILSLVKKYNDDYQICHRLDKETSGVLLVAKNPEAYRNASIQFEHRQVDKTYHAIVDGLHQFQEVEVNLPLHTTASGYVKISHRKGKNASTKFNTIKTFKKHSLIACKPETGRMHQIRVHLASLNASITGDETYGGQALFLSSIKKSFNAGKGDEEQPIIKRFALHALNISLTDVKGKVISADAPYPKDIEVALKQLEKNR
- a CDS encoding sensor histidine kinase, which encodes MLFNSRGVSILLALSIGIVTTAFLSLLEGISTTALILTFILASSSSYLLISIVLEFLFFKEINKLYEVFNKLGEKDYSFVNDIETQKSFNPLRKINQEIFSYAANKQQEIDELKRMATYRREFLADVSHELKTPIFAAQGFVYTLLDGAVKDKKVRGKFLKKAAKSLDGLEMLVNDLLTLSHIEAGEIKMHFEEIDLLALVEDVFDQFDGKVDKKNMDLQFDKPYESPINVIADYQRIYQVIVNLISNAIKYSDENTEIAVGFEITEKDVTIAIQDHGAGISPEHIKRIFERFYRIDKSRSKERGGTGLGLAIVKHIIEAHGSSVSVTSTVGKGSLFSFKLPVKKTPEPLVSVLEDDSETE
- a CDS encoding response regulator transcription factor, yielding MGNKQSHKVLVVDDESDILELLEYNLTKEGYEVKTAQDGKTAVEKAQKFQPQLILLDIMMPNQDGVETCRQLRETPEAANAFIIFLTARSEEYSEVAAFENGADDYITKPIKPRALMSRINAYFRRDVKKQKDSNKITIGNLMIDRTSYTVTVDGKQVSLPKKEFELLYFLAQNPNKVFNRDDLLQNIWGSDVYVLARTVDVHVRKVREKVGDGYISTVKGVGYKFDME
- a CDS encoding aminopeptidase; protein product: MKSIFRKILLLACSIVLIIIVVKWDLIRYGWQQGKGQFTIMYKAKPLEFYLGSSDYPDSLKQKIRLVQEVKFFAQTELGFESEGQYQKMFDQQGKELMWVVTAAYPYQLESYEWKFPILGKVAYKGFFIEKEALRLEQEMKTQGYDVRLRTASAWSTLGWLSDPLLSNVLTYDTGRLAELIFHELTHDKIFIKDSVDFNENLASFFGQEFTKMFFEHQKIKFKPAYESYLAQLQDRHHLNQFVREYLPKFDSMYERIDGFSTTEKENQKYYFFEKFRKELSQERFKSSKYAEFPSSQIEINNAYLLSFRRYSGHQQLLEQELKVQFNGDILKMLNFYQENFNSL
- the recA gene encoding recombinase RecA; its protein translation is MSEKSEKLKALQLTIDKLDKTYGKGSVMKLSDEKVADVPSIHTGSLGLDIALGIGGIPRGRVIEVYGPESSGKTTLAMHCIAEAQKAGGMAAIIDAEHAFDKSYAEKLGIDTENLLISQPDSGEQALEIAEHLIRSGALDIVVIDSVAALVPKGELEGEMGDSKMGLQARLMSQALRKLTGAISKTGCSCIFINQLREKIGVMFGNPETTTGGNALKFYASVRLDIRRIGSIKEGPDNITGNRVKVKVVKNKVAPPFKVVEFDIMYGEGISKVGEIIDLGVELDVIKKAGSWFSYMDNKLGQGRDSVKSLILDNPELMEELETKIRAKINGEDLDEKPVKEKK
- a CDS encoding DUF3267 domain-containing protein; amino-acid sequence: MSPELLKNKSQYKNVLSIMDSSEWLLFISTFIRRKNSVTRIYWVYLFVGLLAGVYMSLSNNVAEIEHRIWIVGLTGGLLLSLLISPVLHELVHALSFKFFGAKTINFRWNWNLFRFNVQANDFVLSKKSYFLICAFTFFLFSVIPLMAAFYATGVWLFVLLSLSFFHALYALKDLAVCSYLYKFPNCYIYSSDEDKTIFYKSLP
- a CDS encoding c-type cytochrome → MKPDRFPIRLRFIKSWQLLIIIFIPIISSCGRYEEFKNSATADYSSEKMQKYAKYMVQGKQLYTTHCSNCHQEKGDGLGKLFPPLGESDYMLEDIPRSICAIKNGLKGEIIVNGKTYNQAMPALDRLTNLEIAEISTYIYNSWGNETGMIELETVEESLSNCQ